In Microcaecilia unicolor chromosome 1, aMicUni1.1, whole genome shotgun sequence, the following are encoded in one genomic region:
- the PEX2 gene encoding peroxisome biogenesis factor 2, with product MTSKEENSADVTPVLRISQLDALELNKALEQLVWSQFTQCFHGFKPGILARFEPEVKALLWVLLWRFTVYSKSATVGQSILNIQYKNDLSQIQKYQPLSKQQKLWYLIFTVGGRWLEDRSYDLFSSHSLGPTFHKTKHFINITTGLLKLCGLLNFLVFLQKGKFATLTERFLGIRSVFCRPQDVRQVGFEYMNRELLWHGFAEFLIFLLPLINFQKLKVRLVSWLKPIEGLPSYDASVALHGKECTLCGEWPTMPHTIGCSHVFCYYCIKSNYMFDMYFTCPRCGSEIQNLQPLKSKIEMTETQAL from the coding sequence ATGACTTCCAAAGAAGAAAATTCAGCAGATGTAACCCCTGTCCTGAGAATAAGCCAGCTGGATGCTCTTGAATTAAACAAAGCACTTGAACAGCTAGTTTGGTCCCAGTTCACTCAGTGCTTTCATGGATTTAAACCAGGCATTTTAGCCCGCTTTGAACCAGAAGTCAAAGCACTTTTATGGGTTTTGTTATGGAGATTCACAGTCTACTCCAAGAGTGCAACTGTTGGACAATCCATTTTGAATATACAGTATAAAAATGACTTATCCCAAATTCAGAAATACCAACCCTTGAGTAAACAGCAGAAATTATGGTATTTGATTTTCACAGTGGGTGGAAGATGGCTGGAAGACAGAtcttatgatttatttagtagTCATTCATTAGGCCCGACTTTCCACAAAACCAAGCATTTCATTAATATTACAACTGGACTTTTGAAATTATGTGGCTTGCTGAATTTCTTGGTTTTCCTTCAGAAAGGAAAGTTTGCAACATTAACAGAACGGTTTTTAGGGATACGATCAGTTTTCTGCAGACCCCAGGATGTTCGTCAAGTAGGATTTGAATACATGAACAGGGAGCTTTTGTGGCATGGTTTTGCTGAATTTCTTATCTTTCTTTTACCTCTTATAAACTTTCAGAAACTCAAGGTCAGACTGGTTTCTTGGCTTAAACCCATTGAAGGACTTCCTAGTTATGATGCCTCTGTAGCACTCCATGGCAAAGAATGTACTTTGTGTGGAGAGTGGCCTACAATGCCTCACACCATTGGCTGCTCTCATGTTTTCTGTTATTACTGTATTAAAAGTAACTATATGTTTGATATGTACTTCACCTGTCCTAGGTGTGGCTCAGAAATACAGAATCTACAACCACTGAAATCTAAAATTGAAATGACAGAAACTCAAGCTCTCTAG